ATGCATAAAATGAGCCCAATTTCAAGGCTCAAAAGCTAAGCTTTTCATCCTAATCTTTCCCTCAAGACCCCTATAAAAACCATCTCTCACTACCCCAATGAACCaaccaacacacacacatacaataTCGTAAGAGAGATATGGCAATGTACTTCAATACTAACATCTTGCTCTTGGCTTTCTTCGCCATTGCTGGGATTCTGTTCTCCggtaacaacaacaacaacatggtTGTTGGCGACGACTGCCAAGGTGACATGCAGGGTTTGGTAGCTCAATGTGCTATGTACGTTCAAAAGGGTATGCCAAAGATGAACCCATCTCAACAATGCTGCAGTGTTATCCAGAAGGCGGACATGCCATGCGTGTGCCAGCACATGACCGCGGATGTTGAGAAGATGATTGACATGGACAAAGTGATCTTTGTAGCACAGTACTGTGGCAGGCCAGTGGCCCCTGGAACCACCTGTGGAAGTAAGAAACTCCTaaaactctttatatatatatatatatagagagagagagagagagagagagagagagggttgtATTAATGGGCATGGCAAGTTAAcaacttttttgaaatttttttgacaaattttttgtttttttttgtttttttttttttttttacaattttatctcattttttcaGCTTTATAAATACTGCTTGGTgtattttttaaccttttttttttgtcttttttgcaCCTTAACAAGCACTGGTTGGTATTTGTTaacatttctcatatatatatatatatatatatatgaacctATTCTCCACGATTTATGTGTTCCTTTTATTCCGTATGGTAATTGGAAATGAATGTTGTGCGTGTGtatgttttttgtttggtgATGAGTTGGTAAATTAGCATAGTTtggattagttttttattttggttatttggttaagtacaactttttaaagtttttaacatattttataatgttttttatttttatttttttgggattagtGTATCATAGtttagcattaaaaaaatagagtgtggctatttaaatttaaaaaataataagagatAAGGAGGAAAATAGGGTGCAtctatttaaatttcaaaaataataagagATAAGAAGACTGTAAACTACTAAGAACATGAGTTAGTGAGAGCTTTtaaattgtgaatttttattttatagatttgCCCCCCTTAATTGAAAACCTATAAGCAAGCAAAGAAGGGATATTTTGAAATATTCAAGACAGGATTCACAACTTAATAAATAACTTAAAAGTCTTTTAAATTGTAGTATAGATAAccaaataattgaaataaacaaatagaCTTTCACAATAATTAGTTAATTCaaatacacatatttgaacttatTTTGACTTaggtaaaaatgaaattattccTTTTGTCTTTACTTTTCTAGAGTCGAAAAAACGAAAAAGGGTTGCTTTGCTTAGTCGTTTATGGAATCGCAATTTGGGTTTATACATGTTTTGCTTAACTCTTGTTATATCTATTGCAGGTTACACTGTTCCATCACCACCAACAATAGCATGAAGTTAAATAAAGTGACTGCATGCAAATTTAAGAGCTATGACTTATGTAATgtcagagaagaaaaaatgacataaatttgGAAATCATATGCTTCTAtgttttattactaaaaatatctATCATTACTTGTGTGAATTTAAGTTTGCCGATGGAATgaatttgttagattaaatttttaaatccaTCATTTCTAGACCTTTGGGACAATGTTAACTTAACATGGAGAATCTTCATAGCTTTttgaataattgaaaatttaatataattaattgtTAAGAACAAATCAATGACATTATTTAAAAGTCTATggttttttagggtttttgtttagaagaagaagagtagaATTATGGCgccatgtttttctttttgattttgggAGAGTCGGTTATGAGTCAAAATGACgattttgacctttttttttggatgatgtGGCAAGATCTGGTTGGGTGGtagtttatattttgaaaaaaataccattttaatccttaaaatgagaaaatatagTATCACAAATTTTCTTACAACTTCTTTGTCACAATTGTGACGTAAAAGAGAGTGAGTTATGtagaaaaaattttgggtttataTGTAAGTGATAGACAACTACTtacaatctaccacatcaaagTTATGATAcaaagttataaaataatttgtgatccTAGAAAACTAGAACTACTCacctaaattttaccaaaagttttgttttgtgttttttttttttttttttgttttgtttttgttttgttttgttttgtatttttttttgtttttttgtttttttgtttttttttttttttcggttctTAAACTttgaaaagttcttttttttttttcatacttaaaCTTTGTAATgagtgtttttttaataatttagacTTAAGataaaaatagggatgaaaagaTAACTTCTTTTcaaagtttagggacaaaaaataaatttttagtaaagTTAAAGAAAGTAAAACATTTGTAATTgtttacaaaaaatgaactttacataatttatgaatgaaaaatgaactttttaaaattaagggataaaaacaaactttttgtaaagtttaaagaccaaaatagtattttaacttttgtttttttgtcccGTTTTCAGTGCAATTTTCATGTGtgtaaatcttaaaaaatgtATGTGCAACAAGGTGTgtataacaaatatatatttcccCAACAACAACAGATggataaatgatgttccctgtTATCCTATTGCGCCAGTTGTCATTAGATCAAAAATTCATGTGATTTCCAATCAGtgtcttttgagttttgatgcTTGGTGAATTCCAACCTGTGATTTCCAGATAGAGAACATGGCTTTCTTGGGGTGCagacattttttattatagtcATCATGTTGGTCTTCAACACGGATATGCCTAAATATTGCTCCAATACATCTGATCTTTTGTTTGACATGCCTTATTAATCATTAGTGTCTAAAATGTCAATTAAAACTTTCTTATGTTGGACATCATAAATGTGCCAAGAGATgtttaaatggtttttttagCCAATTGgagtaacaaaaaaatatatatttcaaaagtTCTGCATCAAGGGGAACAAAATTGACCCAAGAGACCAAAATATTATCCAGTTTACCTGTAAAGGGAAATCAACAACGCATTTGCTACAGAATTCTTTTGTCGTACATAGCGTTTCATTCCTTCTCTTTACCTGCCTAAATGAGAATTGAATTGGAGTATCAATGAACTTTTCCATGTACatcaataaacaa
This genomic stretch from Quercus robur chromosome 4, dhQueRobu3.1, whole genome shotgun sequence harbors:
- the LOC126723738 gene encoding uncharacterized protein LOC126723738; its protein translation is MAMYFNTNILLLAFFAIAGILFSGNNNNNMVVGDDCQGDMQGLVAQCAMYVQKGMPKMNPSQQCCSVIQKADMPCVCQHMTADVEKMIDMDKVIFVAQYCGRPVAPGTTCGSYTVPSPPTIA